From Balaenoptera ricei isolate mBalRic1 chromosome 5, mBalRic1.hap2, whole genome shotgun sequence:
ATAAGATGATTGCAAACTCACGGTGCCTGCCAGGAAAGATTGCTAAGcaactttgcattttctttaacTAATGATGGCTGTAGGAAAACAATTAGAGATGGAAAGGGAGATGCTGGTGGAGCCCTGAAAGGGATTAGGAAGCCCCCTTTCCATCCCGGGGGGACCTAAATCAGCTCAGACACATTGTATATGTTTTCCTTTCAGGAAGACTATCAAGAGCCCATGAGGTTTTCATTGCTTTGATGGTTTCTGCACAGGAACTCCCCCTCTATTTTCTAAAAAACTTGGGAAACTCTCTTTTGCACGATTTTCTCCAGTTAATTAAAACCACTCCTAAGATAAAAGCTGATTAGTGATAGAAAAATGATTCCTGGAGATTCCCTTTGTGCCCTCTTTCTTGGACCTCTGAGCAGTTACAACCAATGCTCAGTTTTCAACACGCATGAGCCAGtcctgctttttattttcaaagcctAAATCGGCAAAGAACAGAGAGTGCCTTAAAAGACTATCTGTTTGCACATTTTGGCGATCGTGCCTGTAGGGAATGTCCCTGTGCCTAGAATCCTCCTGCCCAGTGGTAAGAACGTGCTGCGTGAGGCTGAGGCCAGCGTGCTCTGGCCAGGGTGCTCACCGCCAACTCCTCCTAGCAGGACCACTTCCAACACTCTCAGTTGCGGCCCCCGTACTAGCATCTTCAAAAAGAATTGTACATATATCTACACGGGAAAGATCTCTTTCAGTTCTAcgttttctccccccaccccccttctaaACTGTCGCTTAGAAAGAGCAACTGGTATAACTCGGGAAGGGAATGAGAGACTtcggtgtgtgtttggggggggggggtatctCGGATTTGTCACGATGACACACCAGGGCAAGGAGAGCGTCTGCCCTGCCCGGGACTGGCACCCCCGGCGGGGAAGCAtcgggatggggggcgggggccgCGAGAACACCCCCGGAAAGTCTTAGCGGAGCTGGTGGGGGGGTGTGTAATAAGGAGGAGGGCTTACCTTCCTCGGTGGCCGGCAGGAGGTGGTCGCTGCTAGCAAGGGGGATGCAGAGGTCGTTGTCCTGGGGGAAACGGTCGCACTCAAGCATGTCGGGCCAGGGGAAGCCGAAGGCGGACATGACCGGAGCGCAGCGGTCCTTCACCTGCACGCAGAGCGAGTGGCACGGCTGGATGGTTTCGTCCAGGTCATCGAGGCAGACGGGGGCGAAGAGCGAGCACAGGAACTTCTTGGTGTCCGGGTGGCACTGCTTCATGACCAGCGGGATCCAGGCGCCCGCCTGCTCCAGCACCTCCTTCATGGTCTCGTGGCCCAGCAGGTTGGGCAGCCGCATGTTCTGGTACTCTATGCCGTGGCACAGCTGCAGGTTGGCCGGGATGGGCTTGCAGTTGCTGCGCTTGTAGGAGAAGTCGGGCTGGCCGAAGAAGAGCCCGCGCGCGGAGCCCAAGCAGCAGTGCGAGGCGAGGACGAGCAGCAGCAGCGAGCCGGGACCCTGCGGCATCGTGGGCGCGCGACCCCCGGTGGGGCGGAGGGAGCCAAGGCGGGGAAGCGCGAGGCGGCAGGGGCCGGAGCTCTTCCCGGCCCGCTCGTTGCGCTCGGCGCGGCTCGGGGCCTGGGAAGCGGGCGGTGGGAACGCCGGGACGCCGGGCGCGCGGACTGCGGCGGCGAGGGGCTCTGCGTTCGGCTCCGCGCAGTAAGTCCGCGCGCAGCTCCAGGGGGCTCCGACCCGGGGGAGCAGAGTGagccactgctggggcccggccAGCGTTTTCTTGGCCTTTTTTATGCAAATCTGGAGGTGGGGGGGAGCGAGGGAGGAGCCAGTGGAGAGTAATCCGAGGAGGGTTG
This genomic window contains:
- the SFRP2 gene encoding secreted frizzled-related protein 2; this encodes MPQGPGSLLLLVLASHCCLGSARGLFFGQPDFSYKRSNCKPIPANLQLCHGIEYQNMRLPNLLGHETMKEVLEQAGAWIPLVMKQCHPDTKKFLCSLFAPVCLDDLDETIQPCHSLCVQVKDRCAPVMSAFGFPWPDMLECDRFPQDNDLCIPLASSDHLLPATEEAPKVCEACKNKNEDDNDIMETLCKNDFALKIKVKEITYINRDTKIILETKSKTIYKLNGVSERDLKKSVLWLKDSLQCTCEEMNDINAPYLVMGQKLGGELVITSVKRWQKGQREFKRISRSIRKLQC